The Gammaproteobacteria bacterium DNA segment TCACAGCCCCATTTGTTCAAAAATCCGAGCGCCATATGCCCCAAACCACCAATGCCGATGACCCCGACCTTACCGGTCGGCTTTAATTCGTAATCATGGATCGGAGTGAACACTGTGATGCCGCCGCAAAATAATGGACCGGCACTTTCCACATCCAGATCATCGGGTAACACAATGGCGCTGGCTGCTTGAACGCGAACCTTGTCAGCAAAACCTCCATGCCGACCGATGATGATGCCTTGCGCCTGGCGGCAGAGATTGTGGTCGCCCTGCATGCATTGTTTACAGCTTAAGCAATATCCTGCGTGCCAACCTATACCAACGCGTTGCCCAACCTTACGTGACGAGACATTGCTGCCGACCTGGCTGATGGTTCCAACCACTTCGTGTCCGGGCACAAATGGAAACTGGGTAATGCCCCAGTCGTTATTCAGCATGCTCAGATCACTGTGGCAAATTCCACAGTATTCGACCTTCACTTCAACATCGTCTTGACCCAGCTCACCTGGATCGTACTCGAATGGCTCCAGTTTTCCACCGGCTTGGTTTGCAGCATAGGCTTTGATCATGAGATTTTCCTGTATTTATTCTTGATGGTAATTTTCCGGATATTTATCCAGGTCGTATTCAAACCGGTAACTCATACCGGTAATCGAGGTCGGCTTGCCATTGACATGCCTGGGCGTGTATTGAAACTGATAAATGGCTAATAAAGCGGAAGCGTCGAACACATCCGGCTGACTGCTGCTTGTTATCACCGGATTTATAACCGTGCCTTTATCAGTGACGGTATAGCGAACCCAGGCCCAGCCTTCAATGCCTTCCGCCAATGCTTTAGGCGGGTAAACGGGTTTCGCTTTTTTAACCATCACCGCCGGTTCAATGTTCATGTTCTCTTGCGGAGTTTCGCAAGCCGTTAATACAACAACACAAAAAAGTAATAATATTCGCTTAGACATAGATATGACTTTTAACATTTAGCTATTTGTTCCAAAAACTATTCGAAGATAATCAAATATGACTTGTCCAGACTTGAGCATTTTCCAACATCGGAAAGTGTCCCAGGCCTGACAATATGGTTTTGCGACTGTTCCTGGTCTCGTCGGAAATAACCTGCGCCATTTCCACCACCGCCACCGGATCATCTTCAGCCCATAAAATATGCATTGGCAATTGAGTCTCGCGCAAAGCTCCTATCCAGCGATCCCAGTGGGTATAGCGTTGATCAATGTATCGGGTCACCCTGGCCAACACTCGCCGGCCGTTATTATGCAACATCATGGCCCAGATGGCATCGAGTTCTTGGTCATCCACTTTGCTGGCATCGGAATAGATGCGCTGAAAATTGCGTTTAAGCGTGCGCTTGCTGGCCAATCGTGCAATCAACGGGCCCACAAAACGACTTTTGAGCAATTTTTGGATCGGGCGTAGTTGCGATAACTCAATATGCATACTGCCATTGCATAAGGTGACATTTTCGATAGAAATATCCAGTTCCTTATGATTGTGGCGATGGATAATCTCTGTGGCCACGCTGGTGCCGTAGTCGTGCGCCAAGAGGTGCATGCTTTGCACCCCCAATTGCTTCCAGAGCTCTAAGGCAAAAGAGGCTTGATCGATCAATTGGTACCCGTATGCGACAGGTTTGTCGGATAAACCAAAACCGAGGTGGTCGTGCATGATCACGCGATAGTGTTGCCTGAGAATTGGCAAAGCTTTCCAGTAGTCGTAACTGGACGTGGGGTAGCCGTGCAAAATACACAAGACCGGTTTGTCGGTCTCGCCAGTATCAATAACAAACAACTCATGCCTACCAAGACCGGGTAAGGAAAGCCGATGATATTCACCCATGGCTTGCCAGTCCTGCATAGATGGCGCAGCTGCGCTCATAACAAAAGGTCTTTTTTCAGATAATGAATAATGTCATGTTTTTTATTGTGCTTGTCAATCCAGGCCTTGAGCTTGGTGATGGTTTTAAAATCTTGCTCGCCTAATTGATCTTCCAGCTTTACCAAATAATCTTGTTGGAATTCTTGTTCACGAATACGCACTTGCCAGGGCGTGTTAAAAATTACCGTGAAATGATCCTTGATGCCCAGATCCTCAAGCATTTTCCATTCACCATTATCAAACCACACATCGCCGCAGTCCTTGCACAAGTCGATCTGATTATCCACCTTGGAAGAAAAACGGTATTTGGTCATCAATTTGTAGCATTTCGGGCATGTGATGACCTGTTTGGTGTTTTTAACTTCTTGTAATTCGTGCTGAGTATCGGTTTTAGTGAACTCCGGCTGACGATCCAGCCAGTCGCGATAGGACAATATACTAACCAAAACCCCGCGGCAATCCACGCACGACATGGCGGGTAATCCGTACTCCAAACGCACTGGGACCATTTTTTGCTGTATGCATGCAGGACATTTCACGTTTACTCTCCCTTATTCACGGTATTTTTGAGTATCAATATTCACTCACTATAAGCAAAAATCCGTATAATTTCCAAATCATTTTTACTTGACTAAAAAAAACGGAACATTCAGGAGTTAATCACATGCGACCATGGCTATATTCCATTCTAATTCTTACTCTGCTGTTGAGCGCTTGTGGTAAAAACGAGCCGGCAAAAACCGAGTACATTGAAAGCACCCCGAAAGTCATCACCATTCGCGAGTCATTGCAAATGGCTATTGATGGTGAGCATCGCTCCGACAAAAATCGTGCACGTGACCAGTATCGACATCCTGCCGCAACCCTGGAATTTTTCGGGGTTAAACCCGAATCCACGGTGGTTGAGCTATGGCCCGGCAGTGGCTGGTATTCGGAGATCTTGGGGCCGTATTTACGCGACAAAGGAACCTTTTATGCCGCAAGTTTTGGCAATGTCAAAGAACCGGAGTATCGCGGGCGTTTACACAATAGTCTACTGAACAAATTCGCCACAGCTACCGAAGTTTATGGCAAACCCAATGTCACCACGCTTAATCCACCATTACAAACCTTGTTGGCACCATCCAATACAGCCGACTTTGTTCTGACATTCCGCAATGTACATAACTGGACCAAAGGCGAAGTGGATAAAAAAGTTTTCCAGGCTGCTTATCAGGCTCTTAAACCCGGTGGCGTATTCGGCGTGGTCGAACATCGTGCCCCCGAAGGTCGTGCGGTTGAAGATATGATGACCTCGGGTTACATGACCGAATCCTACGTGATCGAACTGGCTGAAAGTGTTGGATTTAAACTCGCGGGTAAGTCTGAAGTGAACGCCAATCCAAAAGATACTGCCGAGCATGAAAAAGGTGTCTGGACACTGCCACCAAGTTTACGTTTGAAGGATGTGGATCGAGACAAGTATCTGGCGATTGGTGAAAGTGATCGCATGACCTTGAAGTTTGTGAAACCGGCGAAGATGTAATTGCTTGATGCCTTTGTTTCTTCATACTCTTCCATAAAAAGTCATTCTTGCTGATTTGGATAAGGCAATTCCTGGCTCCGAGTTATAGGCTAGCACAACCAACATTCGTGTTGTTTCGCCTATAACCGGGGTTACACGATGCATTGCATTGCGACCTCGAAACAATAATAAAGTACCTGCTTTCAAGCTTAATTTTTTCGCAGTAATTTCACCATCCAAAACCCTGGTAGCGATTGCATAATTCACATCTCCCGCATCTGCATCACGTACATCTTTAACATACTCAAACTCACCGCCACTTTGCGGTTCCTGAATTAATAAAGTAATCGCGAATGATGAATTATCAAAATGCCATCCCAATTGCTGTCCTTTATCCGCATAATGCAAGTTGATGGATGACATCGAATCGGCATAAGGATGCAAAGCCTTTTCATTCAAAACCGAACACAGAAAGCTCTTGAATTCATTGGAGTTATACAATAAATGCAAGCACGAGTCTTGCGGGATCTGGTCGGTGGTAATACACCCTTTGGTGGAAGTTATTTGCCGGTTTCGAGGATGCCGGTCTGGAAAGTTTGAATCTGGCTCGGATAAATAAATATTATGCGTGCGTTCTGAAAAGTACGCTAAATGCTGTTGTTGCAAGCCTTCACGTCGAATTGATTCGATCGAATTCCTGGTCAGAAAATCAGGTAACAACAATACACCATTTTTATCGAGAATATTTTTACACTCCACCTGAAAATCCGCATCACTCAGTGGGTGTTTTATAACATTTACAACATTTTGTAAGGAATTGGTCATGTAAGTTTAAGGTGTAATTATCTCGTTCCCATGCACAAAGGTTTTTTGCACTTTTATATCCTTTATTTTTTCCAAGGGAACTGCGTAAGGATCAGCGTCCACTACAATAAAATCAGCGTACTTTCCTTGCTCCAATGAACCGATCTTATTTTCCATGCCAATTTGCCAGGCTGCTTGAATGGTCATGGCTTTTAATGCCGAATCGACCTGAATTGAATGCTCAATACCAATAGTTGTGCCCTCTTTGGTTTTGCGTTCTATTGCGGTTTGCATTAAATGAAAGGGCTTACTTTCAAACATGGGTTGATCGGCGTGCATGGAATACTGCATACCAATACCCTGTGCAAATGCGATTGGTAACATTGCTCCAGCACGCCTTGTACCGAGAATATCTTGTTGCAAGGCTTGGCCGTAATAATACAAATGATTGGTGTGAAAATTCGCGCTCATGCCCATATTGTGTAATTCATTCAGACTGTCAGTCGAGATCATTAAAGCGTGTTCAATCCGATGTCTGCCACTGGTGACATCCATAGTTTGATTCACATCTGCAAAAGCCTGTACTACCTCGTGATTGGCCTGATCACCCTGGGCGTGTACGGCAATTTGCCAGCCTTGTTGATGATATTGTTTTATGAAGTTCTGTAACTCACCAGGGGCAAGCAATGCCTTACCCGCGTAACCTGGTGCTATATGCAAGCCGTTTCGGGTTAAGTCTGAGTCCAAATACGGTTTTTGCAAATACATGGAACCGGTATACGGTGAACCGTCGTACCAATGTTTTACCCCGAGAATATTGTAAAAATCATTCTCGGTTTTATTCTCGGGCAATAATTCAACCCGGTCGTGCCGCATATAAAGAAAATGTCGTGGATTGGCTTCTCGTTCGGGTAAAAAACCCAACTTGCTTAGGAGTTGATTCAAAAAAACCGGTTTTTGGTCAGAGAGATGCTGATACAAACGCAAAGGCTTGGCATTGGTAATACTGATACCGGCGGAGACCACGGTGGTGTTACCGTTTTGGGCGTAGCCTTGCATGACTTTTACCGTGGAATCCAGTAACACACTTGAAGTAAGGGCTTCCTTCAGCATGATCTCGTAAAAAGGTAATAAGGCTTCT contains these protein-coding regions:
- a CDS encoding NAD(P)-dependent alcohol dehydrogenase; this encodes MIKAYAANQAGGKLEPFEYDPGELGQDDVEVKVEYCGICHSDLSMLNNDWGITQFPFVPGHEVVGTISQVGSNVSSRKVGQRVGIGWHAGYCLSCKQCMQGDHNLCRQAQGIIIGRHGGFADKVRVQAASAIVLPDDLDVESAGPLFCGGITVFTPIHDYELKPTGKVGVIGIGGLGHMALGFLNKWGCEVTAFTSSEDKMQQALELGAHKTINSRDPEAIKAARGQFDLIISTVNVTLDWNLYISTLTTKGRLHFVGAVQEPLAITAGSLMNAQKSVSSSPVGSPATIATMIEFAARHDIRPTVEVYPMEKVNEAMQHLADGKARYRVVLKM
- a CDS encoding energy transducer TonB; its protein translation is MSKRILLLFCVVVLTACETPQENMNIEPAVMVKKAKPVYPPKALAEGIEGWAWVRYTVTDKGTVINPVITSSSQPDVFDASALLAIYQFQYTPRHVNGKPTSITGMSYRFEYDLDKYPENYHQE
- a CDS encoding alpha/beta hydrolase, which encodes MSAAAPSMQDWQAMGEYHRLSLPGLGRHELFVIDTGETDKPVLCILHGYPTSSYDYWKALPILRQHYRVIMHDHLGFGLSDKPVAYGYQLIDQASFALELWKQLGVQSMHLLAHDYGTSVATEIIHRHNHKELDISIENVTLCNGSMHIELSQLRPIQKLLKSRFVGPLIARLASKRTLKRNFQRIYSDASKVDDQELDAIWAMMLHNNGRRVLARVTRYIDQRYTHWDRWIGALRETQLPMHILWAEDDPVAVVEMAQVISDETRNSRKTILSGLGHFPMLENAQVWTSHI
- a CDS encoding zf-TFIIB domain-containing protein; this encodes MKCPACIQQKMVPVRLEYGLPAMSCVDCRGVLVSILSYRDWLDRQPEFTKTDTQHELQEVKNTKQVITCPKCYKLMTKYRFSSKVDNQIDLCKDCGDVWFDNGEWKMLEDLGIKDHFTVIFNTPWQVRIREQEFQQDYLVKLEDQLGEQDFKTITKLKAWIDKHNKKHDIIHYLKKDLLL
- a CDS encoding class I SAM-dependent methyltransferase gives rise to the protein MRPWLYSILILTLLLSACGKNEPAKTEYIESTPKVITIRESLQMAIDGEHRSDKNRARDQYRHPAATLEFFGVKPESTVVELWPGSGWYSEILGPYLRDKGTFYAASFGNVKEPEYRGRLHNSLLNKFATATEVYGKPNVTTLNPPLQTLLAPSNTADFVLTFRNVHNWTKGEVDKKVFQAAYQALKPGGVFGVVEHRAPEGRAVEDMMTSGYMTESYVIELAESVGFKLAGKSEVNANPKDTAEHEKGVWTLPPSLRLKDVDRDKYLAIGESDRMTLKFVKPAKM
- a CDS encoding 2OG-Fe(II) oxygenase, which gives rise to MTNSLQNVVNVIKHPLSDADFQVECKNILDKNGVLLLPDFLTRNSIESIRREGLQQQHLAYFSERTHNIYLSEPDSNFPDRHPRNRQITSTKGCITTDQIPQDSCLHLLYNSNEFKSFLCSVLNEKALHPYADSMSSINLHYADKGQQLGWHFDNSSFAITLLIQEPQSGGEFEYVKDVRDADAGDVNYAIATRVLDGEITAKKLSLKAGTLLLFRGRNAMHRVTPVIGETTRMLVVLAYNSEPGIALSKSARMTFYGRV
- a CDS encoding amidohydrolase, which produces MKKILLLLLVLIAAYFWLAQDFNKAALTYYYNGNIITLNDEMPRAESMVVENGLIIEIGDSIPSEHFKNRVDLEGATVLPGFIDSHSHVALSSFLESMVDLSGFTHSSDRAVWAYLKQEVANYEPGEWIICKGLDPILVADLQTPDIQFLDALAPDNPVMILSQSLHTYWANSLAFEKAEISRDTVSPSESSYYEKDSQGNLTGLIVEQEALLPFYEIMLKEALTSSVLLDSTVKVMQGYAQNGNTTVVSAGISITNAKPLRLYQHLSDQKPVFLNQLLSKLGFLPEREANPRHFLYMRHDRVELLPENKTENDFYNILGVKHWYDGSPYTGSMYLQKPYLDSDLTRNGLHIAPGYAGKALLAPGELQNFIKQYHQQGWQIAVHAQGDQANHEVVQAFADVNQTMDVTSGRHRIEHALMISTDSLNELHNMGMSANFHTNHLYYYGQALQQDILGTRRAGAMLPIAFAQGIGMQYSMHADQPMFESKPFHLMQTAIERKTKEGTTIGIEHSIQVDSALKAMTIQAAWQIGMENKIGSLEQGKYADFIVVDADPYAVPLEKIKDIKVQKTFVHGNEIITP